The following coding sequences lie in one Pseudarthrobacter phenanthrenivorans Sphe3 genomic window:
- the nadC gene encoding carboxylating nicotinate-nucleotide diphosphorylase: MTDNALIEPVAAGRRVDLALPSAPVREILERAFAEDAPAGDITSQLLIPAEARATAALNARVAGVFSGATVFRDAMLLVDPETEVELLLADGDTFEAGTHLARVSGRARSVLLAERVALNLVQRMSAIATKTHEFVRLAAGTSARITDTRKTTPGLRILERFAVRCGGGANHRYSLSDAVLAKDNHLAVMTGGDPARLTGLLLAAKAQLGHTTHFEVEVDRMDQIEPVLAAGVDTIMLDNFTLDELRAGVALVAGRARVEASGNVNLGTVAGIAATGVDVISVGALTHSVAALDLGLDVELTAG, translated from the coding sequence ATGACTGACAACGCCCTGATCGAACCGGTAGCCGCGGGCCGCCGTGTGGACCTGGCGCTGCCGTCGGCTCCCGTACGCGAGATTTTGGAACGGGCCTTTGCCGAGGACGCCCCGGCCGGAGACATTACCTCCCAGCTGCTGATCCCCGCCGAAGCCCGCGCCACCGCGGCCCTGAACGCGCGCGTGGCCGGCGTCTTCAGCGGGGCCACGGTGTTCCGGGATGCCATGCTGCTGGTGGACCCGGAAACGGAGGTGGAACTGCTGCTTGCGGACGGGGACACGTTCGAGGCCGGCACCCACCTCGCGCGGGTCAGCGGACGGGCCAGGTCTGTCCTCCTTGCGGAACGGGTGGCCCTCAACCTGGTCCAGCGGATGTCTGCCATTGCCACCAAGACCCATGAATTCGTCCGGCTGGCAGCGGGAACATCCGCCAGGATCACCGACACCCGGAAAACCACTCCCGGGCTGCGGATCCTGGAACGGTTCGCCGTGCGCTGCGGCGGCGGCGCCAACCACCGGTACAGCCTCTCCGACGCCGTCCTGGCCAAGGACAACCACTTGGCCGTCATGACCGGCGGTGACCCGGCCAGGCTGACCGGACTGCTCCTGGCAGCCAAGGCACAGCTAGGACACACTACCCACTTCGAGGTCGAAGTGGACCGCATGGACCAGATCGAGCCCGTCCTGGCAGCCGGCGTGGACACCATCATGCTGGACAACTTCACCCTGGATGAATTGCGCGCCGGGGTTGCCCTGGTGGCAGGACGTGCGCGGGTGGAGGCCAGCGGCAACGTGAACCTGGGAACAGTGGCAGGGATTGCCGCCACCGGGGTGGATGTCATCTCTGTGGGTGCCCTCACCCACAGCGTGGCTGCCCTGGACCTCGGCCTGGATGTGGAACTGACAGCCGGGTGA
- the nadB gene encoding L-aspartate oxidase: MSRRLIVVGSGIAGLYAALLAADAGAEVVLLTKGGLDDSNTWYAQGGISAVLANPAPGDTVADHIADTLRAGAGHCNAEAVRLMCTEAREDIAGLQRLGVDFDLKSDGGPALGLEAAHSAPRILHAGGDATGARVAQSLIRSVLARQEEGSITLLMDAQATALQKSGGSVNGVHYLQDGRMLTVQGGAVLLATGGAGQLFAQTTNPAVATADGLALAVRAGAALADLEFFQFHPTCLALGTDAAAGEASPDPLLISEAVRGEGAILLDAGGRRFMTAYHRDAELAPRDVVSRSIALHLAKLGNPNGHVYLDARVIEQAKGPGFLAKRFPTLTLRTREAGFDWTREPVPVAPAAHYWMGGVLTDLHARTSVPGLYAAGEVACTGVQGANRLASNSLLEGLVFGRRAVEDFLEGSPAVPSAPALDAPEAGTGTQPIGRSTAQPEPFSRGALQRLMTAKAGVLRSGALLREAAQTLDRWAAVVRPHAVPAATAHPMVHEDRNLLLAAQLLVAAALNRAESLGAHYRSDEPEETIALRPKASLLHD; encoded by the coding sequence ATGAGCCGCCGGCTGATCGTCGTCGGCAGCGGTATTGCCGGACTCTACGCCGCGCTGCTGGCGGCCGACGCCGGGGCGGAGGTGGTGCTGCTGACCAAGGGAGGCCTGGATGACAGCAACACCTGGTACGCGCAGGGCGGCATCTCAGCCGTCCTGGCCAACCCTGCCCCCGGTGACACCGTTGCGGACCACATCGCAGACACCCTGCGCGCCGGAGCCGGCCACTGCAATGCCGAAGCCGTAAGGCTGATGTGCACGGAGGCCCGGGAGGACATCGCCGGGCTGCAGCGGCTTGGCGTGGACTTTGACCTGAAGTCCGACGGCGGTCCGGCCTTGGGGCTGGAAGCGGCCCATTCGGCACCCCGCATCCTCCACGCCGGAGGCGACGCCACCGGCGCCAGGGTGGCGCAGTCGCTGATCCGTTCAGTACTGGCGCGCCAGGAGGAGGGCAGCATCACGCTCCTGATGGACGCGCAGGCCACCGCCCTGCAAAAATCCGGCGGCAGTGTCAATGGCGTGCACTACCTCCAGGACGGCCGGATGCTCACGGTGCAGGGGGGCGCGGTGCTGCTCGCCACCGGGGGAGCAGGCCAGCTCTTCGCCCAGACCACCAACCCTGCGGTGGCCACCGCCGACGGCCTGGCGCTCGCCGTGCGGGCCGGCGCAGCACTGGCAGACCTTGAATTCTTCCAGTTCCACCCCACCTGCCTGGCGCTGGGCACTGATGCGGCCGCCGGCGAAGCGAGCCCGGATCCGCTGCTGATCTCAGAAGCAGTCCGCGGCGAAGGCGCCATCCTGCTCGACGCCGGCGGCCGGCGCTTCATGACTGCCTACCACCGGGACGCGGAGCTGGCCCCCCGCGACGTAGTGTCCCGCAGCATCGCCCTGCACCTGGCCAAACTCGGCAACCCCAACGGCCATGTGTACCTGGATGCACGGGTCATCGAACAGGCCAAGGGGCCAGGCTTCCTGGCCAAACGCTTCCCCACCCTTACCCTTCGGACCCGTGAAGCAGGTTTCGACTGGACCCGCGAACCGGTGCCGGTAGCCCCGGCCGCGCACTACTGGATGGGCGGAGTACTCACCGACCTGCACGCCAGGACCAGCGTCCCCGGACTCTACGCCGCCGGCGAAGTCGCATGCACCGGCGTCCAAGGCGCAAACCGGCTGGCCAGCAACTCCCTCCTGGAGGGACTCGTCTTCGGCCGGCGCGCAGTCGAAGACTTCCTGGAAGGCAGCCCCGCGGTTCCCTCGGCGCCTGCGCTCGATGCGCCGGAAGCCGGTACAGGTACCCAACCCATCGGACGCTCCACCGCTCAACCCGAGCCGTTTTCGCGTGGTGCCCTCCAGCGGCTGATGACTGCCAAGGCCGGCGTGCTTCGCAGTGGCGCCCTGCTGCGGGAGGCGGCGCAAACCCTTGACCGGTGGGCCGCCGTCGTCCGTCCCCATGCTGTTCCCGCCGCTACCGCACACCCCATGGTGCACGAGGACCGCAACCTGCTGCTTGCCGCCCAACTGCTGGTTGCGGCAGCCCTGAACCGCGCTGAATCCCTCGGCGCCCATTACCGCAGCGATGAACCCGAAGAGACCATTGCCCTCCGCCCGAAAGCGAGCCTTCTCCATGACTGA
- the nadA gene encoding quinolinate synthase NadA → MSSVNTAIQLITREQAEKGATAKGSTCSPALAKGPWDYDLAEALAGVPAYGPGASSADVAPAATPRQGQLPEEYKLASDAELGERILAAKAALGDRAVILGHFYQRDEVIQYADFVGDSFQLANAALTRPDAEAIVFCGVHFMAETADILSAPEQAVILPNLAAGCSMADMADADSVAECWEQLEELYGTEPDAEGRVPVLPVTYMNSSAALKAFCGEHGGIVCTSSNARTVLEWAFQRAQRVLFFPDQHLGRNTAKALGVPLEQMPMWNPRKDLGGNDEQALLDSRVILWHGFCSVHKRFSVAQIEKARADFPGVQVIVHPECPMEVVDAADSAGSTDFIKKAIAAATEPTTFAIGTEINMVNRLAAEYPQHTIFCLDPVICPCSTMYRIHPGYLAWVLEELVAGRVVNRITVADSVQDNARTALERMLAARP, encoded by the coding sequence ATGAGCAGCGTCAACACAGCCATCCAGCTGATCACGCGCGAGCAGGCCGAAAAAGGCGCGACGGCGAAGGGCAGCACCTGCAGCCCCGCCCTGGCCAAGGGCCCGTGGGACTACGACCTTGCCGAGGCGCTCGCCGGCGTTCCCGCCTACGGCCCCGGTGCCTCCAGCGCAGACGTGGCCCCTGCCGCAACCCCCCGCCAGGGCCAGCTGCCGGAGGAGTACAAGCTGGCCAGCGACGCCGAGCTGGGCGAAAGGATCCTTGCCGCCAAGGCTGCGCTGGGGGACCGCGCCGTCATCCTCGGCCATTTCTACCAGCGCGACGAAGTGATCCAGTACGCGGACTTTGTGGGCGACTCCTTCCAGCTGGCCAACGCGGCACTGACCAGGCCGGACGCGGAAGCGATTGTTTTCTGCGGCGTGCACTTCATGGCGGAGACAGCGGACATCCTCTCCGCGCCCGAACAGGCCGTCATCCTGCCCAACCTCGCGGCCGGCTGCTCCATGGCGGACATGGCGGATGCCGACTCCGTTGCCGAGTGCTGGGAGCAGCTCGAGGAGCTGTACGGTACAGAGCCCGACGCCGAGGGCCGGGTTCCGGTCCTTCCCGTCACCTACATGAATTCCTCCGCTGCCCTGAAGGCTTTCTGCGGTGAGCATGGCGGCATCGTATGCACCTCCTCCAACGCCAGGACGGTGCTTGAGTGGGCGTTCCAGCGGGCCCAGCGCGTACTGTTCTTCCCCGACCAGCACCTGGGCCGGAACACCGCGAAAGCGCTGGGCGTGCCGCTGGAGCAGATGCCCATGTGGAACCCGCGCAAGGACCTGGGCGGCAATGACGAGCAGGCACTGCTCGATTCACGGGTCATCCTGTGGCACGGGTTCTGCTCGGTGCACAAGCGCTTCAGCGTGGCGCAGATCGAGAAGGCCCGCGCCGATTTCCCCGGCGTCCAGGTGATTGTGCACCCGGAGTGCCCCATGGAAGTGGTGGACGCTGCCGATTCGGCCGGCTCCACCGACTTCATCAAGAAAGCCATCGCTGCTGCCACCGAGCCCACCACCTTTGCGATCGGCACCGAGATCAACATGGTGAACCGGCTCGCCGCGGAGTACCCGCAGCACACCATCTTCTGCCTGGACCCCGTGATCTGCCCCTGCTCCACCATGTACCGGATCCATCCCGGCTATTTGGCCTGGGTGCTGGAGGAACTGGTGGCCGGGCGGGTGGTGAACCGCATTACCGTGGCGGACTCCGTCCAGGACAACGCCAGGACTGCCCTCGAGCGCATGCTCGCCGCGAGGCCCTGA
- a CDS encoding NUDIX hydrolase has protein sequence MYSSSANVSERQSAPPSLAISTVIFALRPSESSGRPTLWLPLVRRIREPFRGLWALPGGPLTHSESLQDAASRNLRETTGLAPSYLEQLYAFGGLHRSPSQRVVSIVYWALVQPTEAALADESENVRWFRADRLGELAFDHNAIVEYALWRLRNKLAYGSVAYHLLGEYFTLAQVREVYEAVLDRELDPANFRRQLKSTPEIEETGEYLQGGKHRPPRLYRFTGRPGLDPDNRSTL, from the coding sequence GTGTACTCCAGCTCTGCCAACGTGTCCGAGCGCCAGTCGGCACCGCCGTCGCTGGCCATCTCCACCGTCATCTTCGCCCTCCGGCCCAGCGAAAGCTCCGGCCGGCCCACGCTTTGGCTGCCGCTGGTGCGCAGGATCCGCGAGCCCTTCAGGGGCCTGTGGGCGCTGCCGGGCGGGCCGCTGACCCATTCGGAGTCGCTGCAGGACGCGGCATCGCGGAACCTGCGGGAAACCACGGGGCTCGCCCCCAGCTACCTGGAGCAGCTGTACGCCTTCGGCGGGCTGCACCGCTCACCCAGCCAGCGCGTGGTGTCGATCGTCTACTGGGCCCTGGTCCAGCCCACCGAAGCCGCGCTCGCTGACGAGTCCGAGAACGTCCGGTGGTTCCGGGCGGACCGGCTCGGGGAACTGGCCTTCGACCACAACGCGATCGTGGAGTACGCGCTGTGGCGGCTGCGCAACAAGCTGGCCTACGGCTCCGTGGCCTACCACCTGCTGGGGGAGTACTTCACCCTGGCCCAGGTGCGGGAAGTTTACGAGGCCGTGCTGGACCGTGAGCTGGATCCGGCAAACTTCCGCAGGCAGCTCAAATCCACGCCCGAAATAGAAGAGACCGGCGAATACCTCCAGGGCGGCAAGCACCGCCCCCCGCGCCTCTACCGCTTTACCGGCCGGCCCGGCCTTGACCCAGACAACAGGAGCACACTATGA
- a CDS encoding amino acid permease produces the protein MTTESTTARPKQHLVHSMKPRQLTMMGLGSAIGAGLFLGSGAGVQAAGPAVLVSYLVAGTLIILVMWALGEMAAANPNSGAFSVYAERALGRTAGATVGWLWWLQLVVVIAAEALGAAALLFSVWPVVPVWALALVFMTVFTGINLAGVRNFGEFEFWFAILKVAAIVLFLAVGAALLLGVLPDVASPGLSNLTSDFAPHGLGGIASALFVVIFAFGGTEIVSVAAAETENPEHSVTKAIRTVVWRILVFYIGSVLVIAAVLPATSESLASPFAGVLDAARIPGAGTAITLVAVVALLSALNANLYGASRMAYSLAQRSAAPFFLSRLGRAGVPMLAVGVSVAFGFVATVLELLFPDRILPALFQLVGSTCLVVWGSALVSQLILRRRADRAGLPLPVRMKGFPGLTILGLVLLGLIFAVGFSAEGSRVQLFSTFALIAGIALASAVGARLTSRDRRPN, from the coding sequence ATGACAACGGAGTCCACCACGGCCCGCCCCAAACAGCATCTGGTCCACAGCATGAAGCCGCGCCAGCTCACCATGATGGGGCTGGGCAGCGCCATTGGCGCCGGTCTCTTTCTCGGCTCGGGCGCGGGTGTACAGGCCGCGGGCCCGGCCGTACTGGTCTCTTATCTGGTGGCCGGCACCCTCATCATCCTGGTCATGTGGGCGCTGGGCGAGATGGCCGCGGCGAACCCGAACAGCGGAGCCTTCTCCGTCTACGCCGAACGCGCCCTTGGCAGAACCGCCGGGGCCACCGTCGGCTGGCTGTGGTGGCTCCAGCTGGTGGTGGTGATTGCCGCCGAAGCCCTGGGCGCCGCGGCACTGCTCTTCTCCGTATGGCCGGTTGTTCCCGTCTGGGCCCTGGCGCTGGTGTTCATGACCGTGTTCACCGGGATCAACCTTGCGGGCGTCCGGAACTTCGGCGAGTTCGAGTTCTGGTTTGCCATCCTCAAGGTCGCCGCAATCGTGCTGTTCCTGGCCGTGGGCGCCGCCCTGCTCCTGGGCGTCCTTCCGGACGTGGCCTCGCCGGGCCTGTCCAACCTCACTAGCGACTTTGCCCCGCACGGCCTGGGCGGCATTGCATCCGCACTTTTCGTGGTCATCTTCGCTTTCGGCGGCACCGAAATCGTCTCGGTGGCGGCAGCAGAAACGGAAAATCCGGAGCACAGCGTCACCAAGGCGATAAGGACCGTCGTCTGGCGCATCCTGGTGTTCTACATCGGCTCTGTACTGGTCATCGCGGCCGTTCTTCCCGCAACGTCGGAAAGCCTTGCCTCGCCCTTCGCCGGCGTGCTGGATGCCGCCCGGATCCCGGGCGCGGGCACGGCAATCACCCTGGTGGCCGTCGTGGCGCTCCTCTCGGCGCTGAACGCAAACCTGTACGGGGCATCCAGGATGGCCTACTCCCTGGCGCAGCGCTCGGCGGCCCCCTTCTTCCTGTCCCGCCTGGGCCGGGCCGGGGTGCCCATGCTGGCAGTGGGAGTCTCGGTAGCCTTTGGATTCGTGGCCACGGTGCTGGAGCTGCTGTTTCCGGACCGGATCCTTCCGGCCCTGTTCCAACTGGTGGGGTCCACCTGCCTGGTGGTGTGGGGCAGTGCGCTTGTTTCGCAGCTGATCCTGCGGCGCCGCGCCGACCGGGCAGGCCTACCGCTGCCGGTCCGGATGAAAGGCTTCCCCGGGCTCACCATCCTGGGGCTGGTCCTCCTGGGCCTGATCTTCGCGGTTGGCTTCAGCGCCGAGGGCAGCAGGGTGCAGCTGTTCAGCACGTTCGCCCTGATCGCGGGGATCGCCCTGGCCTCGGCGGTGGGTGCCCGGCTGACCTCCCGCGACCGCCGTCCCAACTAG
- a CDS encoding alpha/beta fold hydrolase has product MSGRHTGHQQAHTVEGTDPQLYVAVHDPAADAGLRPVLLVHGFSSSSKLNWEDTGWVAALLDAGRRVITIDLPGHGRSGAPEDRDSYSPSRIRADLLQTAFDAGVRPVQDGDPSSGLDIVGYSLGSRLAWEFGATQPETVHRLVLGGPNVSDPLAEFDLRAAQDYLADGTPIKDESTASLLKMALLLPGNNIFALLSLVEAIKAEPYDPSEAVPHVPMLLVAGDKDDRLSSLPQLAELARSAGSAAEQLILPGRNHTNAVTSRAFKQAAISFLAGE; this is encoded by the coding sequence ATGAGCGGCAGGCACACCGGCCACCAGCAGGCGCACACCGTGGAGGGCACAGACCCTCAGCTGTATGTGGCGGTGCATGATCCCGCCGCTGATGCCGGGCTCCGGCCGGTCCTCCTGGTGCACGGGTTCTCCTCCTCCAGCAAGCTCAACTGGGAGGACACGGGCTGGGTGGCTGCCCTGCTGGACGCGGGCCGGCGCGTCATCACCATCGACCTCCCCGGCCACGGCCGCAGCGGCGCACCCGAGGACCGCGATTCCTACTCCCCCAGCAGGATCCGGGCAGACCTGCTGCAGACAGCGTTCGACGCCGGCGTGCGGCCTGTGCAGGACGGCGACCCTTCCAGCGGCCTGGACATAGTGGGCTATTCGCTGGGCTCCCGGCTGGCCTGGGAGTTCGGCGCCACCCAGCCGGAGACTGTCCACCGCCTCGTTCTGGGCGGCCCCAACGTCTCTGATCCACTGGCAGAGTTCGATCTCCGCGCCGCCCAGGACTACCTGGCCGACGGCACCCCGATCAAGGATGAATCCACCGCCAGCCTGCTCAAAATGGCCCTGCTCCTGCCCGGCAACAACATCTTCGCGCTGCTTTCCCTGGTGGAAGCCATCAAGGCCGAACCGTATGACCCTTCCGAGGCTGTGCCCCACGTGCCCATGCTCCTGGTGGCCGGCGACAAGGATGACCGGCTTAGCAGCCTTCCGCAGCTGGCTGAACTGGCGCGCAGTGCCGGCTCCGCCGCCGAGCAGCTGATCCTGCCCGGCCGGAACCATACGAATGCCGTCACCAGCCGGGCCTTCAAGCAGGCTGCCATCTCGTTCCTGGCCGGAGAATAG
- a CDS encoding phosphoribosyltransferase: MGTFFEDRTEAGERLAALLTQFRERPETVVLGLARGGIPVAAAVAKALHLPLGTVLVRKLGIPGHEETAYGALAWVGGRTVRLINKPLLDRVLEHGVRPEWLDDVERRERTELLRRVEVYPGAELDVAGKTVLLVDDGLATGATMRAAVEAVREGGAAAVVAAAPVGSIDAEASVERVCDAVLCLHLPGKFRAVGSFYRHFEQLTDDDAISLLKQ, encoded by the coding sequence ATGGGCACGTTTTTCGAAGACCGCACGGAGGCCGGTGAACGCCTCGCCGCCTTGCTCACGCAGTTCAGGGAGCGGCCGGAGACGGTGGTGCTGGGCCTGGCCCGCGGCGGCATCCCCGTGGCGGCCGCCGTCGCCAAGGCCCTGCACCTCCCGCTGGGCACCGTACTGGTCCGGAAGCTGGGAATTCCGGGCCATGAGGAAACGGCGTACGGCGCCCTGGCCTGGGTGGGCGGACGGACTGTCCGGCTGATCAACAAGCCCCTGCTGGACCGCGTCCTGGAACACGGGGTCCGGCCCGAATGGCTCGACGACGTTGAGCGGCGCGAGCGGACCGAACTGCTGCGCCGCGTGGAGGTCTATCCCGGCGCAGAGCTCGATGTCGCCGGGAAAACCGTGCTGCTGGTTGATGACGGACTGGCCACTGGAGCCACTATGAGGGCAGCAGTGGAGGCAGTCCGGGAGGGTGGTGCGGCGGCGGTCGTGGCGGCCGCCCCGGTTGGCTCCATTGACGCGGAGGCCTCTGTTGAGCGGGTGTGCGATGCGGTGCTGTGCCTGCACCTGCCGGGCAAGTTCCGGGCCGTGGGCAGCTTTTACCGCCACTTTGAACAGCTCACCGACGACGACGCCATCAGCCTGCTGAAGCAGTAA
- a CDS encoding MFS transporter — protein sequence MTTPSKVDTLAGPSSRREERKVLAGTLVGTTIEWYDFFIFAQLTATLLSPLFLAPLNQSNPGLAQILSFALIGISFLFRPLGAVVAGHLGDRLGRKAMLVFTLVMMGAATALIGMLPTYAQIGFWAPVLLITLRIIQGFSAGGEWGGAALMAVEHAPLNKRGLFGAYPQIGVPIGMILATGLLYFLNSSMPKEDFAAWGWRVPFLLSIVLIVVGYLIRRAVAESPVFQEMAARKQESKAPLGELVRKHKKPVLYSTMIFIANNAAGYLLIAFFIAYATRTLQMPTPQVLLATTLASFGWLIFTLAGGWLSDRIGRVKTFLTGYAIIFAWMIPMFALIDTKNIWLYGLALFVLTIGLGLSYGPMSAMYAEMFPANVRYSGISIGYAFGAILGGAFAATIAEALLQSTKWTGSIGIYIMILCVISAVGVVLAKETKGRPLGVSHH from the coding sequence ATGACCACACCTTCCAAGGTGGACACACTCGCCGGTCCCAGTTCCCGGCGGGAGGAGCGCAAGGTCCTCGCCGGCACCCTCGTCGGCACCACCATCGAGTGGTACGACTTCTTCATCTTTGCCCAGCTGACCGCAACGCTGCTGTCACCGCTGTTCCTCGCCCCGCTGAACCAGTCCAACCCCGGACTGGCACAGATCCTTTCGTTTGCGTTGATCGGCATCAGCTTCCTCTTCCGCCCCCTGGGCGCTGTGGTTGCCGGGCACCTTGGTGACCGCCTCGGACGCAAAGCAATGCTGGTCTTCACCCTGGTCATGATGGGCGCCGCCACGGCCCTGATCGGCATGCTGCCCACCTATGCCCAGATAGGCTTCTGGGCGCCGGTCCTCCTGATCACGCTGCGCATCATCCAGGGTTTCTCCGCCGGCGGCGAATGGGGCGGTGCGGCGCTGATGGCCGTTGAACACGCCCCGCTGAACAAGCGCGGACTCTTTGGCGCCTACCCGCAAATCGGAGTGCCCATCGGCATGATCCTTGCCACTGGCCTGCTCTACTTCCTCAACAGCAGCATGCCCAAGGAAGACTTTGCTGCCTGGGGTTGGCGTGTGCCGTTCCTGCTCTCCATCGTCCTGATCGTTGTGGGATACCTGATCCGCCGTGCCGTCGCCGAAAGCCCTGTTTTCCAGGAGATGGCCGCACGGAAGCAGGAAAGCAAGGCGCCCCTGGGGGAGCTGGTCCGCAAGCACAAGAAGCCTGTCCTGTACTCCACCATGATCTTCATCGCGAACAACGCAGCGGGCTACCTGCTGATTGCGTTCTTTATCGCCTACGCCACCAGGACGCTGCAGATGCCTACGCCGCAGGTCCTCCTGGCCACGACCCTGGCATCCTTCGGCTGGCTGATCTTCACCCTTGCCGGCGGCTGGCTCTCGGACCGCATTGGCCGTGTGAAGACCTTCCTGACCGGCTATGCCATCATCTTCGCCTGGATGATCCCGATGTTCGCCCTCATCGACACCAAGAACATCTGGCTTTACGGCCTGGCGCTGTTCGTCCTCACCATCGGACTCGGGCTCTCCTACGGCCCCATGTCCGCTATGTACGCCGAGATGTTCCCGGCGAATGTCCGGTACTCGGGCATCTCCATCGGTTACGCGTTCGGCGCCATCCTGGGCGGTGCCTTCGCGGCGACCATCGCTGAGGCCCTGCTGCAGTCCACCAAGTGGACCGGCTCCATCGGTATCTACATCATGATCCTGTGCGTCATCTCCGCCGTCGGCGTGGTGCTGGCCAAGGAGACGAAGGGCCGTCCGCTGGGCGTCAGCCACCACTAA
- a CDS encoding IclR family transcriptional regulator, giving the protein MNPTAAAPAGAAPAQASPSQTLSRGIRALEILAAAAGPLTIAELADAMGVHRSVAYRILRTLEDHSLLVRDDAGRVQPGPGLAVLARGVSRNLQAAALPELTQLANTLDMTAFVAVWDHHDCITLLTVEPRHSGATVAQHPGTRHPINAGAPGIAIQSALTEAEWERLATGIPYRPEAAEARSTGYSASHDEVIAGVSSLAAPIRVPGGRPAALAVVYIRSSHDPAAVGAALVESAGRIQRQLA; this is encoded by the coding sequence ATGAATCCCACCGCTGCAGCGCCGGCCGGGGCGGCACCCGCGCAGGCTTCCCCGTCGCAGACCCTCTCCCGTGGAATCCGTGCCCTCGAGATCCTGGCAGCGGCCGCCGGCCCCTTGACCATCGCGGAACTGGCAGACGCCATGGGGGTGCACCGTTCGGTGGCCTACCGCATCCTCCGGACCCTCGAGGACCATTCGCTCCTTGTCCGGGACGACGCGGGGCGCGTCCAGCCAGGCCCGGGACTGGCGGTGCTGGCTCGGGGTGTGTCACGGAACCTGCAGGCCGCGGCCCTGCCGGAACTGACGCAGCTGGCCAACACCCTGGACATGACGGCGTTCGTGGCCGTGTGGGACCACCATGACTGCATTACCCTGCTGACGGTGGAGCCGCGCCATTCAGGTGCCACGGTGGCGCAGCATCCCGGCACGCGCCACCCAATCAACGCAGGCGCACCGGGTATTGCCATCCAGTCCGCCCTCACCGAGGCGGAATGGGAACGGCTGGCTACGGGAATCCCTTACCGCCCCGAAGCCGCCGAGGCCCGCAGCACGGGCTACTCCGCCAGCCACGACGAGGTCATCGCAGGCGTTTCGTCTCTCGCTGCGCCCATCAGGGTCCCCGGCGGGCGCCCTGCCGCCCTCGCCGTCGTCTATATCCGGTCATCCCATGACCCTGCCGCGGTGGGCGCGGCCCTCGTTGAAAGCGCCGGCAGGATCCAGCGGCAGCTCGCTTAA